In one window of Bizionia sp. M204 DNA:
- a CDS encoding thioredoxin family protein, translated as METINDTNISNIIKASLKTSYTYADYRDLVTDLVGRESTTGNDKSEDMVEYTKLNDKRMKRWDKTIKLTDNSLSRLANFKGNVTWIVITESWCGDAAHVVPPMAKLAEQSDNISLKLVLRDTNEDLMNQFLTNGGKSVPKLIMVETETLEVVHTFGPRPAAATKLVADYKAKHGMITPEIKEDLQVWYNKDKGQSTIDELLTMLGV; from the coding sequence ATGGAAACAATAAACGATACGAATATTTCAAATATTATAAAAGCGAGTTTAAAAACGAGTTATACTTATGCAGATTATCGCGATTTAGTAACGGATTTGGTAGGGCGTGAATCTACTACAGGCAACGACAAATCTGAAGATATGGTAGAATACACCAAGCTTAATGATAAGCGCATGAAACGGTGGGATAAAACTATAAAATTAACGGACAATTCGTTATCACGCTTGGCTAATTTTAAAGGCAACGTTACATGGATTGTAATCACCGAAAGCTGGTGTGGTGATGCTGCTCACGTAGTTCCCCCTATGGCTAAATTAGCTGAACAATCAGACAACATTTCATTGAAATTAGTTTTACGAGATACCAATGAGGACTTGATGAATCAGTTTTTAACTAATGGTGGAAAATCTGTTCCTAAATTAATTATGGTAGAAACGGAAACATTAGAAGTGGTACATACGTTTGGTCCCAGGCCAGCGGCTGCAACGAAATTAGTGGCTGATTATAAAGCAAAGCACGGTATGATTACACCGGAAATTAAAGAAGATTTACAAGTTTGGTATAATAAAGATAAGGGTCAAAGTACCATTGACGAGTTACTAACTATGCTAGGCGTTTAA
- the aat gene encoding leucyl/phenylalanyl-tRNA--protein transferase, with amino-acid sequence MQFLNQDLWFPPVSQANEDGLLAIGGDLSVPRLLLAYQLGIFPWFEGSQPILWWSPDPRFVLFPENLKVSKSMKQVLRNADFTVSINQNFNQVITECSIAKRNGQAGTWITESMIMAYNELHKAGYAKSVEVWQEGELVGGFYGVDLGNGVFCGESMFAKVSNASKVAFITFIQNTHYQLIDCQVYTNHLERLGAEDISRDVFLEYLK; translated from the coding sequence ATGCAATTTCTAAATCAAGATTTATGGTTTCCACCCGTTTCACAAGCAAATGAAGACGGCTTACTGGCCATTGGAGGCGATTTATCCGTGCCACGATTACTACTTGCTTATCAATTGGGGATTTTTCCTTGGTTTGAGGGCAGTCAGCCAATTTTATGGTGGTCACCAGATCCACGTTTTGTGTTATTTCCAGAAAACTTAAAAGTGTCAAAAAGTATGAAACAGGTATTGCGAAATGCCGATTTTACCGTGTCTATCAATCAAAATTTTAATCAAGTCATTACCGAATGCTCTATAGCCAAACGGAACGGTCAAGCAGGAACTTGGATTACAGAAAGTATGATAATGGCATATAATGAATTACATAAGGCTGGCTACGCCAAATCGGTTGAGGTTTGGCAAGAAGGTGAATTAGTTGGTGGGTTTTATGGTGTCGATTTAGGAAATGGTGTTTTCTGTGGCGAGAGTATGTTTGCTAAAGTTAGCAATGCCAGTAAAGTAGCCTTTATCACCTTTATTCAAAATACCCATTATCAACTAATAGATTGCCAGGTGTATACCAATCATCTGGAACGATTAGGTGCAGAAGATATTTCGAGAGATGTGTTCTTGGAATATTTGAAGTAA
- the arfB gene encoding alternative ribosome rescue aminoacyl-tRNA hydrolase ArfB, with protein sequence MFDAAFLITELSFKAIRSSGAGGQHVNKTSSKVVLSWDLPNSQVFSENQKARLLKKLDNRLTTEGILILSSDDSRSQHKNKDLVIKRFLELIKQGLIVPKKRRPTKVPRAVKLKRLSNKKKQADKKANRKPPEV encoded by the coding sequence ATGTTTGATGCAGCATTTCTTATAACGGAATTATCATTTAAAGCGATTAGAAGTTCGGGTGCTGGTGGTCAGCATGTAAACAAAACATCCTCTAAAGTGGTATTGAGTTGGGATTTGCCAAATTCACAAGTATTTTCAGAAAACCAAAAAGCCCGTCTTCTTAAAAAGTTAGATAATCGGTTAACAACGGAAGGAATATTAATACTATCTAGTGACGATAGCCGCAGTCAACATAAAAATAAGGACTTGGTTATTAAACGCTTTTTAGAGTTAATAAAGCAAGGGTTGATTGTGCCAAAAAAGCGCAGACCAACCAAGGTTCCAAGAGCAGTGAAACTCAAACGTCTTTCCAACAAGAAAAAACAAGCTGATAAAAAGGCAAATAGGAAACCACCGGAAGTTTAA
- the greA gene encoding transcription elongation factor GreA → MSKVSYYTPEGLKRLREELRQLKDVERSKASQAIAEARDKGDLSENAEYDAAKEAQGMLEMKISKLESALAGARVIDESQLDNTKVLVLSKVKIKNQTNGMEMTYTLVADGEADLASGKLSVNSPIGKGLLGKSVGEVAEVQVPNGVMKFDILEISR, encoded by the coding sequence ATGAGTAAAGTATCTTATTATACACCGGAAGGATTAAAGCGTTTACGTGAAGAGTTACGCCAATTAAAAGATGTAGAGCGTTCAAAAGCATCGCAAGCCATTGCTGAAGCGCGAGACAAAGGTGATTTAAGTGAAAATGCCGAGTACGATGCAGCCAAAGAAGCACAAGGTATGTTGGAGATGAAAATATCCAAATTAGAAAGTGCCTTGGCAGGCGCTAGAGTTATTGATGAATCGCAATTGGATAATACCAAAGTATTGGTACTTTCTAAAGTCAAAATAAAAAATCAGACTAACGGAATGGAAATGACCTATACCTTGGTTGCTGATGGTGAAGCCGATTTAGCTTCCGGAAAGTTATCTGTTAACTCACCAATTGGAAAAGGCCTTTTAGGAAAATCCGTTGGCGAAGTAGCCGAAGTACAAGTGCCAAATGGTGTTATGAAGTTTGATATTTTAGAAATTTCTAGATAA
- a CDS encoding HIT family protein: MATLFTKIINGDVPCYKIAETDDYFAFLDINPNAKGHTLCIPKQEVDKLFDLDEVTYHGLLEFSRQIALAIEKAVPCKRVGLTVIGLEVPHAHVHLIPLNTMEDARFISKEKLTEQDFENVAKAIRSYL, encoded by the coding sequence ATGGCAACCCTATTCACAAAAATAATTAATGGCGACGTTCCGTGTTATAAAATTGCGGAAACTGACGATTATTTCGCCTTTTTGGACATTAACCCAAATGCAAAAGGACACACACTATGTATCCCAAAGCAGGAAGTGGATAAGTTGTTTGATTTAGATGAAGTTACCTATCATGGTTTATTGGAGTTTTCCAGACAAATTGCATTAGCAATTGAAAAAGCTGTGCCTTGTAAACGTGTTGGTTTAACGGTTATTGGTTTGGAAGTTCCGCATGCTCATGTGCATTTAATTCCGCTAAATACTATGGAAGATGCTCGCTTTATTTCAAAAGAGAAATTAACAGAACAGGATTTTGAGAACGTAGCAAAAGCTATTCGCTCGTATCTATAA
- a CDS encoding DUF4301 family protein has translation MTFSEKDIKQIESKGLTVEGVNKQLETFVSGLPFSNLVAAATVGDGILRLNNSEVENLVVFFDENKDQFDIVKFVPASGAATRMFKFLFQFLEEYDPAEQTINSYLNTRDDKSLHIFFVGLEKFPFYFEVLELLNKTYPNYADLDVSYRSQLFVKAMLDEDGLNYGNSPKGLLPFHEYKNQIISTAFEEHLFESALYACCNKQAKLHFTISESHKDKFSNEFSRIEDKVERKTNSQFDISFSYQKESTDTIAVTPKDEPFRLENGDLLFRPSGHGALIENLNDLNADIIFIKNIDNVVVYKYKNEVAKNKKILAGILMEIQQQAFQYLKLIDKGELSHETIIEIARFLTKKMQVKISTEFEKYAEKFQIEYLQSKLNRPIRVCGMVKNEGEPGGGPFWVKDESGTISLQIVESAQINQKNKHQKSILKNATHFNPVDLVCGVKDYKGNKFDLTQFIDHRAAFITKKTRLGKDLKALELPGLWNGSMANWNTIFVEVPLITFNPVKTVNDLLKSPHQLK, from the coding sequence ATGACTTTTTCTGAAAAGGACATAAAACAAATAGAGTCAAAGGGTTTAACTGTGGAAGGTGTCAACAAACAGCTTGAAACCTTCGTTTCCGGTTTGCCATTTTCAAATTTGGTGGCAGCCGCAACAGTTGGAGATGGTATTTTACGCCTAAATAATTCGGAAGTTGAAAACCTTGTGGTATTTTTTGATGAAAATAAAGACCAATTTGATATTGTAAAATTTGTTCCCGCATCAGGAGCAGCAACTCGAATGTTTAAATTTCTGTTTCAGTTTTTGGAAGAATATGATCCAGCTGAACAAACTATTAATTCGTATTTGAATACGCGCGATGATAAAAGTTTACATATTTTCTTTGTTGGTTTAGAAAAATTTCCATTCTATTTTGAAGTCTTGGAGTTGTTAAATAAAACCTATCCAAACTACGCCGATTTAGATGTTAGTTACCGCTCGCAATTATTTGTAAAAGCTATGTTAGACGAGGACGGTTTAAATTATGGCAATTCACCAAAAGGATTATTACCGTTTCACGAATATAAAAACCAAATTATTTCTACAGCTTTTGAGGAACATTTATTTGAATCTGCATTGTATGCGTGTTGCAATAAGCAAGCAAAATTGCATTTTACCATTTCAGAAAGTCATAAGGATAAATTTAGTAATGAGTTTTCAAGAATAGAAGATAAAGTAGAACGTAAAACCAATTCTCAATTCGATATTTCATTCTCGTATCAAAAAGAATCAACCGATACAATTGCTGTTACACCTAAAGATGAGCCTTTCAGATTAGAGAACGGCGATTTGTTATTTCGTCCATCAGGACATGGTGCGTTAATTGAAAATCTAAACGATTTGAATGCCGATATTATCTTTATTAAAAACATTGATAATGTGGTTGTTTATAAGTATAAAAATGAAGTAGCCAAGAATAAAAAGATATTGGCTGGGATTCTGATGGAAATTCAACAGCAGGCATTTCAGTATTTAAAATTAATTGATAAAGGCGAATTGTCCCACGAAACAATCATTGAAATCGCACGGTTTTTAACAAAAAAAATGCAGGTAAAAATTTCTACTGAATTTGAAAAATATGCAGAAAAGTTTCAAATAGAATATCTTCAGAGTAAATTAAACCGACCAATTCGTGTTTGTGGTATGGTTAAAAATGAAGGTGAACCTGGAGGTGGGCCCTTTTGGGTTAAAGATGAAAGTGGAACTATTTCACTTCAAATTGTAGAGTCGGCTCAAATAAATCAAAAGAATAAACATCAAAAAAGTATTTTAAAAAATGCCACACATTTTAATCCTGTCGATTTGGTTTGTGGTGTTAAAGATTACAAAGGAAATAAATTTGATCTCACCCAGTTTATAGATCATAGAGCCGCTTTTATTACCAAAAAAACACGATTAGGAAAGGATTTAAAAGCTTTGGAGTTGCCAGGTTTATGGAATGGAAGCATGGCCAATTGGAATACAATTTTTGTTGAAGTGCCACTCATTACCTTCAATCCAGTTAAAACAGTAAACGATTTATTAAAGTCACCACATCAGCTAAAATAA
- a CDS encoding flavin reductase family protein yields MISYEPKELSTGKLHGYLLSAVAPRPIAFASTVDADGNPNLAPFSFFNVFSANPPILIFSPARRVRDNTTKHTLENILATKEVVINVVSFEMVHQTSLSSTEYPLGVNEFEKAGFSMLKSDLVKPFRVAESPVQLECKVNDVIHLGTEGGAGNLIICEVVKLHLEEDILDENDQINQEKLDLVARAGGSYYSRAKNGFFEIPKPLSTLGIGVDQMPDHVKNSMILTGNELGMLGNVESLPTPEAVQEFLEAVSEHHPNIKEANHRKKHKLAKNYLSFGDLDSAWKILLS; encoded by the coding sequence ATGATTTCATACGAACCTAAAGAATTATCAACAGGCAAGTTACACGGTTATCTGTTAAGTGCTGTGGCTCCAAGGCCTATTGCGTTTGCTAGTACCGTTGATGCCGATGGAAACCCAAATTTGGCGCCTTTTAGTTTCTTTAATGTATTTAGTGCTAATCCACCAATTCTAATTTTTTCACCAGCACGACGTGTTCGTGATAATACGACGAAGCATACCTTGGAAAATATTTTAGCTACTAAAGAAGTGGTTATTAATGTGGTGAGTTTTGAAATGGTGCATCAAACGTCATTAAGCAGTACGGAATATCCTTTAGGAGTAAATGAGTTTGAAAAGGCAGGTTTTAGTATGCTAAAATCGGATTTGGTAAAACCATTTCGTGTTGCTGAATCTCCGGTTCAATTAGAATGTAAGGTGAATGATGTGATACATTTAGGTACCGAAGGAGGCGCTGGAAATTTAATTATTTGTGAGGTTGTAAAACTTCATTTGGAAGAAGACATTTTAGACGAAAACGATCAAATTAATCAGGAAAAACTAGATTTAGTTGCAAGAGCTGGTGGTAGTTACTACAGTCGTGCCAAAAACGGTTTTTTTGAAATTCCAAAACCATTATCAACGTTAGGAATTGGTGTGGATCAAATGCCAGACCATGTAAAAAACAGCATGATTTTAACAGGAAATGAATTAGGCATGTTAGGAAATGTAGAAAGTTTACCAACACCAGAAGCCGTTCAGGAGTTTTTGGAAGCTGTAAGTGAACATCACCCTAATATTAAAGAAGCAAATCATAGAAAAAAACATAAATTGGCAAAAAACTATTTAAGCTTCGGCGATTTAGATAGTGCCTGGAAAATATTATTATCATAA
- a CDS encoding PAS domain-containing sensor histidine kinase: MLFSKYRNLTRYIIVAASFVIISLILWNTFVFFQHFKEEQRQKMDIWALAQTEFQKNMLEDDVNPMVSRVLISKNDNQIVVINAEGAIGLTNNVEERYLKNDASTKRLIANLEAENKPIELSYIDPKTNQKINDGYLYYGNSPLINKLKYYPLALLLIIILFGAVAYFFYRSTKIATQNKLWSGMAKETAHQIGTPLSSLIGWTEILKTEQVNPEYILEIEKDISRLQTITERFSKIGSLPKLEKADIVAETLESYDYLKTRSSKLIEFEISVPENPIYVKLNKQLFSWTIENLVKNAIDAMRGKGKLVITITQLEDNVKITITDTGKGLIRNQFNRIFDPGFTTKKRGWGLGLSLAKRIIEEFHNGKIYVLESEIDKGTSMQILLKTT, encoded by the coding sequence ATGCTTTTTTCTAAATACCGAAATCTAACACGCTACATCATTGTTGCAGCAAGTTTTGTTATTATATCCTTGATTTTGTGGAATACCTTTGTGTTTTTTCAGCATTTTAAAGAGGAACAACGTCAGAAGATGGACATTTGGGCATTAGCCCAAACAGAATTTCAAAAAAACATGTTGGAAGATGATGTAAATCCGATGGTTTCTCGCGTTTTAATAAGTAAAAATGACAACCAGATAGTTGTTATTAATGCTGAAGGAGCTATTGGACTGACCAATAATGTTGAAGAAAGATATTTGAAAAATGATGCCAGCACTAAAAGGCTTATCGCAAATTTAGAGGCTGAAAACAAACCTATTGAGCTTTCCTACATTGATCCTAAAACGAACCAAAAAATAAATGATGGCTATTTATATTACGGCAACTCACCTTTAATAAATAAACTAAAATATTATCCACTTGCCTTATTACTGATTATTATATTATTTGGTGCAGTTGCCTACTTTTTTTACCGCAGTACAAAAATTGCCACACAAAACAAATTATGGTCTGGTATGGCCAAAGAAACAGCGCATCAAATAGGTACGCCATTATCATCTTTAATTGGCTGGACAGAAATACTTAAAACCGAACAGGTAAATCCGGAATACATTCTAGAAATAGAAAAAGATATTAGTCGCCTGCAAACTATAACGGAACGTTTTAGTAAAATAGGCTCCTTACCAAAACTTGAAAAAGCGGATATTGTTGCAGAAACATTAGAGTCTTATGACTATCTAAAAACGCGTTCTTCTAAACTTATTGAATTTGAAATTTCAGTTCCCGAAAACCCTATTTACGTTAAATTAAACAAACAGCTTTTTAGTTGGACTATTGAAAATTTGGTAAAAAATGCCATCGACGCCATGCGTGGAAAAGGAAAATTAGTTATTACTATTACGCAATTAGAAGATAATGTAAAAATAACCATTACAGATACCGGAAAAGGACTAATTAGAAATCAATTTAACCGTATATTTGACCCTGGATTTACAACCAAAAAACGCGGTTGGGGATTAGGCTTATCATTAGCCAAGCGCATTATTGAAGAATTCCATAACGGTAAAATTTATGTGCTTGAATCTGAAATTGACAAAGGAACCAGTATGCAAATTCTTTTAAAAACAACGTAA
- a CDS encoding DUF3127 domain-containing protein, with product MEVQGRIKVIGETQTFGSNGFRKREVVVTTEEQYPQHIMVEFVQDKTDLLNSFQAGQQVKISINLRGREWVNPQGETKYFNSIQGWRIEAAQADASNPEMPPVPPAQAFAPADDLNEEDNDDLPF from the coding sequence ATGGAAGTACAAGGAAGAATTAAAGTTATTGGAGAAACGCAAACGTTTGGGAGTAATGGCTTTAGAAAAAGAGAAGTAGTCGTTACAACAGAAGAGCAGTACCCACAACATATTATGGTAGAATTTGTTCAAGATAAAACGGATTTATTAAATAGTTTTCAAGCTGGACAACAAGTTAAAATCAGTATTAATTTACGCGGTCGCGAATGGGTAAACCCACAAGGTGAAACCAAGTATTTCAACTCTATTCAAGGATGGCGTATTGAAGCAGCTCAAGCAGATGCCTCAAACCCAGAAATGCCACCAGTACCACCAGCACAAGCTTTTGCACCTGCAGACGATTTAAACGAAGAAGATAACGACGATTTACCTTTCTAA
- a CDS encoding TonB-dependent receptor produces the protein MKFLFNNASVFRWHHFQKASVLSIFLTTSLGVFSQEKPQDSTKLETLDEVLVRSVRVKADSPITHSNLSKEAIEKRNLGQDIPILLNFLPSVVTTSDAGAGVGYTGIRVRGINAQSTNVTINGIPYNDAESLGTFWVNLNDFASSVESLQLQRGVGTSTNGSGAFGASVNVLTDAVSQEAYGEFANSFGSFNTRKHTLKFSTGLLNDHIEFAGRLSNIKSDGYIDRATSNLKSYFLQGSYKSTNTLIKAITFSGKEITYQSWNGLEDKDKLNNDRTYNTAGEYTDENGNTQFYENEVDNYQQDHYQLHWNQRIDNNWSTNMALNYTAGRGYFEQYKEDAEFADYGLNEIIIVTDTISETDLVRRRWLDNDFFVVNANANYKNNQLDVLFGGSYSYYDGGHFGEIIWAQFASNSMNKDRYYDNKGLKTDINFFGKGTFKLNDKISLFADLQMRLVDYEVNGIDSDRNVFNVDENYAFFNPKAGINYNLNAENSMYFSYARANREPSRDDFENNADVKPEQLNDFELGWRHNNEKFRFNVNAYYMLYNEQLVLTGNIDQSGNPIRTNSGDSHRLGLEVEAALQIAEKWRLQPSVTWSSNKNKETITEFDGSLVNFGKTDISFSPEWIASNALTFQPITNLQLTLLSKYVGEQFMSNTEAAASKLDSYFVNDFSVNYEMSFRRDENTKPFLKSILFSGLVNNLFNVKYASNGYYYTYDDTWSNPPQVSTIEGAGFYPQATTNFLLGMTLKF, from the coding sequence ATGAAATTTTTATTCAACAACGCGTCAGTTTTTCGCTGGCATCATTTTCAAAAAGCAAGTGTGCTTTCCATTTTTTTAACGACTTCTCTTGGTGTTTTTTCACAAGAAAAACCGCAGGATTCCACAAAACTAGAAACACTTGATGAAGTTTTAGTGCGCTCGGTTCGTGTAAAAGCGGACTCGCCAATTACACATTCCAATCTTTCTAAGGAAGCTATTGAAAAGCGGAATTTGGGGCAGGATATTCCTATTCTATTAAACTTTCTACCGTCTGTGGTTACCACTTCAGATGCAGGAGCAGGCGTTGGTTATACAGGCATTCGCGTGCGTGGTATAAATGCGCAATCTACAAACGTAACTATTAATGGAATCCCGTATAATGATGCTGAATCATTAGGAACCTTTTGGGTGAATTTAAACGATTTCGCCTCATCGGTTGAGAGTTTACAATTGCAACGTGGTGTAGGAACATCCACAAATGGATCTGGTGCTTTTGGTGCCAGTGTTAATGTGCTAACAGACGCCGTTTCCCAAGAAGCTTATGGGGAATTTGCCAATTCTTTCGGTAGTTTTAATACCCGAAAACACACCTTGAAATTTAGCACAGGCTTGCTGAATGACCATATAGAATTTGCGGGACGTCTATCAAATATTAAATCGGATGGTTATATAGATCGTGCGACTTCTAATTTGAAATCTTATTTCCTTCAAGGATCTTATAAATCGACAAATACTTTAATAAAAGCCATAACATTTTCGGGTAAGGAAATAACCTATCAGTCTTGGAATGGTTTGGAAGATAAAGACAAATTGAACAATGACCGAACCTATAATACAGCTGGTGAGTATACTGATGAAAATGGCAATACCCAGTTTTACGAAAATGAAGTGGATAATTATCAACAGGACCATTATCAACTGCATTGGAATCAGCGTATTGATAATAATTGGTCCACCAATATGGCTTTGAATTATACGGCTGGACGAGGTTATTTTGAGCAATATAAAGAAGATGCCGAGTTTGCCGATTATGGTTTAAATGAGATTATAATTGTAACAGATACGATTTCGGAAACGGATTTGGTAAGACGACGTTGGTTGGATAATGATTTCTTTGTAGTAAATGCGAATGCCAACTATAAAAATAATCAGTTAGATGTGCTTTTTGGAGGCTCATACAGTTATTATGATGGTGGGCATTTTGGTGAAATTATTTGGGCACAATTTGCCAGTAATAGCATGAATAAAGATCGTTATTATGATAATAAAGGTTTAAAAACAGATATCAATTTCTTCGGAAAAGGTACTTTTAAACTAAATGATAAAATCAGTTTGTTTGCCGATTTACAAATGCGTTTAGTGGATTATGAGGTGAATGGAATTGATTCGGATCGAAATGTTTTTAATGTCGATGAAAATTACGCCTTTTTTAATCCTAAAGCGGGAATTAACTATAATTTGAATGCAGAAAACAGTATGTATTTCTCATATGCTCGGGCAAATCGTGAACCAAGTCGTGATGATTTTGAAAACAACGCAGACGTAAAACCAGAACAATTAAATGATTTTGAATTAGGTTGGCGACATAATAATGAAAAGTTCCGGTTTAATGTAAATGCCTATTACATGTTATATAACGAGCAATTAGTTTTAACAGGAAATATTGATCAGTCTGGAAACCCAATTCGTACCAATAGCGGTGATAGTCACCGATTGGGGTTAGAGGTGGAAGCAGCCCTTCAAATAGCAGAAAAATGGCGTTTGCAACCAAGTGTAACATGGAGTTCCAATAAAAACAAGGAAACGATTACAGAGTTTGACGGTAGTTTGGTAAATTTTGGTAAAACGGATATTTCCTTTTCACCAGAATGGATTGCTTCTAATGCATTAACATTTCAACCGATTACTAATTTACAGTTAACACTTTTAAGTAAGTATGTTGGCGAGCAATTTATGAGTAATACCGAGGCTGCAGCCTCCAAATTAGATAGTTATTTTGTAAATGATTTTAGTGTTAATTATGAAATGTCTTTCCGAAGAGATGAAAACACTAAACCATTTTTAAAGTCAATTTTGTTTTCAGGATTGGTTAACAACCTATTTAATGTTAAGTATGCATCTAACGGATATTATTATACCTATGATGACACATGGTCTAATCCACCACAAGTATCAACTATTGAAGGAGCTGGTTTTTATCCACAAGCAACTACTAATTTTTTATTGGGAATGACCTTGAAGTTTTAA
- the truB gene encoding tRNA pseudouridine(55) synthase TruB — protein MKTTEDFQAGQVLLIDKPLHWTSFQVVNKLRWEIRHAFNIKKIKVGHAGTLDPLATGLLIICTGKMTKQINTFQGQDKEYTGTIVLGSTTPSYDLETEIDATFPTAHLTETAIHEATKQFIGNIDQFPPVFSAIKKEGKRLYEFARAGESVEISSRRIQISAFEITKIDGLNIEFRVVCSKGTYIRSLAHDFGKALNSGAHLSVLRRTKIGNFHVDNALLPEAFIESLTTK, from the coding sequence ATGAAAACTACTGAAGATTTCCAAGCTGGACAAGTACTATTAATAGACAAACCTTTACATTGGACTTCTTTTCAAGTGGTTAATAAATTACGTTGGGAAATTCGGCATGCTTTCAATATTAAAAAAATTAAAGTGGGTCATGCGGGTACTTTAGATCCATTAGCAACTGGATTACTCATTATTTGTACGGGAAAAATGACCAAGCAAATAAATACATTCCAAGGTCAAGATAAAGAATACACAGGAACAATTGTTTTGGGTAGTACAACACCTTCATACGATTTGGAGACCGAAATAGATGCCACATTCCCAACTGCACATCTAACGGAAACCGCTATTCATGAGGCCACCAAACAATTTATTGGCAATATAGATCAATTTCCGCCCGTTTTTTCTGCTATTAAAAAAGAAGGTAAACGCTTATATGAATTTGCGCGTGCTGGTGAATCCGTAGAAATTAGTTCACGACGCATTCAAATATCTGCCTTTGAGATTACTAAAATTGATGGTTTAAACATTGAGTTCCGTGTTGTTTGTAGCAAAGGCACTTACATTCGTTCTTTAGCACACGATTTTGGCAAAGCCTTAAATTCTGGAGCCCATTTATCTGTATTACGACGCACTAAAATTGGCAATTTTCATGTGGATAACGCACTGTTACCTGAAGCCTTTATAGAAAGCTTAACAACTAAATAG
- a CDS encoding DNA-3-methyladenine glycosylase I, with protein MKTKHKCAWCVGDDLYEAYHDKEWGVPVYDDDTFFEFLVLETFQAGLSWITILRKRENFKKAFDHFDYKKIANYKQSKIDSLLQDAGIVRNKLKVNGTVTNAKLFMDIQKEFGSFSNYIWRFVDGKPITNNVKNYKEAPATTAISDAISKDLKKRGFKFVGSTVMYAFMQATGLVNDHEVTCFRYDEV; from the coding sequence ATGAAGACAAAACATAAATGTGCTTGGTGTGTTGGCGACGATTTATACGAAGCCTATCACGACAAGGAATGGGGCGTTCCCGTTTATGATGACGACACGTTTTTCGAGTTCCTAGTTCTTGAAACCTTTCAGGCGGGATTGAGTTGGATTACCATTTTACGCAAACGCGAAAATTTTAAAAAAGCATTTGATCATTTCGATTATAAAAAAATAGCCAACTATAAGCAGTCTAAAATTGATAGTTTATTGCAAGATGCGGGAATAGTTCGGAATAAATTGAAAGTAAATGGAACCGTTACCAATGCGAAATTATTCATGGATATTCAAAAGGAATTTGGAAGTTTTAGCAACTATATATGGAGGTTTGTTGATGGAAAACCGATAACCAATAACGTGAAGAACTATAAAGAAGCCCCAGCCACAACTGCTATTTCTGATGCTATTAGTAAGGACTTAAAAAAACGTGGTTTTAAGTTTGTAGGATCAACCGTTATGTATGCGTTTATGCAAGCAACCGGTTTGGTAAATGATCATGAGGTAACCTGTTTTAGGTATGATGAAGTTTGA